The genomic interval TCAATTATTAATCACatcatttatataaagaaaatacaaaattacgACGTCAAAAACCTAAATTCTACATTTGCATCATAGTTAAACAGCTATCTACTTGATTATCTTGGGTAAATAGCAGGCAATCAAGCAACACCTGATATCATCACAACGTTTCGGTCTGCAATAAGTTGAGGTTGTATGCCATTTAGGTAGATAACTAATTAGAGCTGTGAAGTCAATCCAGCACgagtaatattataaattcttaGACCagtaattattggaaaaataagaaatttaataggaaaaaaaaaagatttgaattAATCTTCATCGAATGATATTTGGGATACCGacgatgaaatatttatttaatacaggggtgctcaaacttgaactgctggcgatctacctcaatatttttagactacttacgatcgactctgCATCGAGTAtgcaagtatgtgtgatgcagggttgtcgtacatacacgatacaccctacttacctaggtagggtgtaccgtagcatatatagatattagctttctgcacaatataggtacattattttagtcaaggtttgggttaggtttagttgggttcttctctacaatatcaatgaaaaaactcatagttattcaaaattgcgagtttattggttgttacaaaacaaaagagttacatatggtgttaaacctaactaaagagtggctttggatgttgaagcgtggcactgcatgtcctcagcatacttttcataagatggtacgtaaccactgagtgcTAATCGCAAGCATGATGACATATGATTGTCAGTTAGTCGAAtgcgatattttgacttaattttcttcatttcagaaaatgcagactcGCATAGGTAAGTTGACCCAAACAATGCCTTAGTCAGTTGAAGGGCGATCTGCCTTAGATtcggatatttatcttcagatatagaacaccagaaatttgtatcagatgctgtaactttgagatgtatatctgatataatctgcaccaactcattttcaacagaacatgagttcatattaaactgacttgctatttcagtagctaattcctcaatgtttttacatgaaaaaggataactcataaatgatgctatattttccaatttactgcaatcataaaaacgcatttagaattgtcccaaaatatttgataattcagcctcatacgtatcataattaaactgaggaatccttgctttcaaagacggaaaatgtttcagatcctttcttttcagttgatctatcataagttgcaatttacttttgaatgcgtttactgcgctaatcatctcaataatagtttttcctttaccttgaagctccaagttaacgatgtttaagtgcattgtgatgtcagtcaaaaatgccaaatcagtcagccatttttcgtttttcaaaatctgagtgtcatcacctctttcgtctagaaaagctgttatttcgggcaataattcttgtaggaactttccgcgactcaaccacctgacgtctgtgcgaagaactaaatcagtgtgttcagctgactccctaccttccaactgcaactgaaagagccgccgttgcaagctacgtgcacggatggaattcacaattttttttgcaatgcccataatttcctccgtgtttaaaactttggaacacaaaatttgttgataattgataatgcaatggaatgaaaaaaatgaagggaattcttcattagctcgacacaatgccataaaaccgtttttgtttccagtcattgctggtgctccatcggttgtaatgtacactaatttatatattggtagctcgtagttttttacaaaattaaagaaaacttcatatatatcttcgccACGGGTCTTTCCCTTCAGAgaaatgattgtcaaaaattcttccttagccgacatgtcattgaataccatccgaataaaaatacacagctggACAGTATCTGTCATATCGgtggattcgtcgaactgtaaagaaaagtatgtacattccatgatatcatgttttagtttatctgcgatgtcttgactcatgacttcaatacgccttgtgacagtcggacgagataactgaagttctctaatagcagacatgatttctgttttatttttaaaatctccaaataaagtctcacccacttcaataaatgcttccttcaccaccgatccatcttcgaatggtttcttgtttttcgccaatatatgagatattttaaatgacgcgatcgtagcagcttttgattgtttggctggtcttgtgaacatggtttgttcttttttcaaacaagatataaaaccacttacttttcgttttcttaattcactctgtggcggaaaatccttttgatagtttttatgatgcctctctaagttaccacgcttaggtattgcaactgacgcacgacaaataacataaatgcatttatccttcaccatacaaaagaaaaattcttcctaccaatccttattaaaatgatacgttttagatttcttcactgcactcattttccactatttaataataaactttgtatcgacgtagtatcgctatcaagttacaattcagaatgactccaattcatgcaggcgcaacatttatatcggcttgaaagaaagtctcgaatgttcccgtcaaacgcgccgcccgaaagtagacagtacagtctagtctagaaacaacgcggcttttgataaagccgccttttgccgcaagcagtgttattttattacgtaatacatttttgtagtttagttacccacctacttattaaaaaattttttcttctcgagATCTACTCAAAAAGCACTAGCGATCGACTGGTCGATCGCGATCgaccgtttgagcacccctgatttaatatataaaataaatttatcggTATCTTCTTCATCGACATCATTTCCTCACGAGTTTTAGCTGTTCCTTTCCCGTAGAACTAAGAGCTGATATTAGTCTTTGGTAATCGACTTCCAGCTAATTAGACAAAGGGGACGACCTCACAAAGCTTAAAAGATCAATGTGACATAGATATGTTTCCTTAGAAACGCGAGGCTTCAATCTGCGAAACAATATATTTCCTTCCATTATCGTAAATGTCAAGTGAAATAATTTGACGTCAAGAATTAGAAAATCATATCGAACAATAAGAATACTTACAGGTGCTCGTCAAAATTGGActacaaaattaatcaatttaataatgtCGTTTAGGTACAGTACATATTGAGGTTTGATTTTCAGTTatagatcaataaaaattgatggatGCTTCAACTGGGTTTTGATAAATTCACTATTTCTTATCAACACCAACCTCGTTAATTCCATTTAtctaattcagaaaaaaattaaatctttttcAACGTTTCGCAGCAGCAGCGAAAAAAGATTTGCTGTAGGTTTTGTTTCGAATATAATAAATAGGAAAAGTTTccaaagaaatattaattgGTCTACGTTTAACACAAAGCATTCGATTCAAACGGAAATTGAACGAAAAGATTAGTTCtagtaaattaaaaacaatatctaGAGAATAACATGCTTTTTCACGTCTCGTAATAACAGAGACGTGATTAGTATTTGTCGtgtgtgtattttttttttttttcgaaatactcTTATAATAGATGGAATTGgtgtatcaaaaaaatattgagattgtCTCATAGAGAAAAATTTGCGAGAAATAGTGGTAAATCTTACATCATATCGCTTGTCCAGTTCAAGACTGgcttaattcaaaataaagcgattttcagttttttgcaTAAATTATCTTCAAGTTGCCACTTCTACTCTGTGCAAGACCGTTTCTTAAAAAACTTAGTGGATCACCCCTAGATGGAGTGCATGTAAGTGGGCCATCTTTGATTTGTGGAGAGGGGGCTGTGCAAGATTGAATCATTTCAGTTTTGATCCTTGACACACATAGAGACAGTGGAGTTCTATTGTGCAATAGTGGGTTATTATGTGATAAACCGACAGTAAGTAACTTTTTCATATCAATCTTTAGTACAAAACTGAACTATTATGATAATGGCTCTATTTTGAATGGTAAATTAACTTATTTCCCTCTAGATTATTCTCTTCAAGAAAGAGCCAACTTGAGATAGCCCTCTTTAACActgaaatttttagtaatattgtTCTTGGTAAGTGATCTATTATGGAGATATCTTTCTCTTCATGTAGCGTATACGACCCTtaagaagaattattttgttcaaCACTCTTCTCCTCCGATAACTAATTCGctgtttttctatttgtttatttactaaGGATTACTGATTCCTCTTTCAGGAAACCAAAATGAACAGAGGAAAACAAATGGTAGCTTTGGCCTTGAAAAGCAGAAACCGAACTCAAGGTAAATCCAACTCTCAACACTGcgataagaaaagaaaaatccaACATTGGTGGTATTTTTGAATCAGACCAAAAAGGAAAACACCATAAGCAACCCACTCTTCCACCTGAGATGAAGGAAGGTGTACGAAATCACATCAACTCCATACCTCGGCTCGAAAGCCACTACTGCCGATCGAATAGTAAAAAGGAGTACATTGAAGGAGGAAAGTCTATTGCAGATCTGCATCGTGATTATGTCGAGGTCCAGAAAGAGGCAAGCCAGCCATTCGTTAAGTATTCAATGTACGCCTTCATATTCAACACCGAGTTCAACATTGCTTTCCACCGCCCTAAAAAAGAtcagtttaatttttgtttgggCTACCTGAACGCCTCTCAATCTAAGAAAGCACAGCTCGAAGATAATTACCAAGAGCATTTAAGAGAAAAGGAGATGGCTCGATTAGAAAAAGATACAGATAAAGGATTAGATAAAATTGTGACCGTTTTTGATCGACAAGCTTCCCTGCCTTGCCCTCAAGGAGAATCATCAGCCTTTTATTACGTGTCCAAATTAAACGTGTATAACTTCACTATGTATGAGCTAAAGTCCAACAAGACATATTGTTACATGTGGCATGAAGGCCAAGCAAAACGGGGCCAACGAAATTAGCAGTTGTATCTGGTTGTACCTCGAAAACCTAAACAGAACTGTCAATACCCCAGTTGATGTCATTTTTTACAGTGATAACTGCGGAGGTCAGCAaaaaaacggtttatttttGCCCTGTTCATGTTTGCCACTTAGGAGCTTAAAAATATCAGATCTATAGCGCACAAATTCCTAGTAACTGGACACTCTCAAAACGGGGGCGACAACGTTCACTCTGTTATAGAACGGGCtataaagaaatatagaaaagcCTCACCTATCTACGTCccagaaaattatatttctatcatCTCACAAGCAAAGAAGACACCTCCAGTATACGCTGTCAAGCAAATAGATTTCTCCGAAATCATCGATTTGAAAAAGCTGACAGCTGACTTGACAATAAAGGACGCTTTGTTCAATGAAGACGGTGTTAAGGTACCAATCGCTGATATCTGTGTGATTGAGACCCACAAAGATGAGTCTggattttttcgatataaaacaTCATTCTCTCAGCAAGATTTCAAATCTATCAACatcactaataaaaaaaaagaagcattACTTTctcttttccagaaaaaaaccAATGGTGTAGCTGTCATGCCTCTGTGTTACAAagagttttacaaaaatttataaaaggtGCAAACTAATCGCTTCCTTGGTTTTCctacaatttttgatattttatactgttattattattttcatttttttccaaagcaATTGTATTGTTGATGTCCTACAATAGGAAACGAATTAGcccagtatttttttctctctttttttaagtatctagttgtaaaagtatttacatgcattttttaccaagtaattgtattgttgaGTTCCTTCAGTAGGAAACGAATTggcacagtatttttttctctctttttttaagtatctagttgtaaaagtatttacatgcatttttttccaagtaattgtattgttgaGTTCCTTCAGTAGGAAACGAATTggcacagtatttttttctctctttttttaagtatctagttgtaaaagtatttacatgcatttttttccaagtaattgtattgttgaGTTCCTTCAGTAGGAAACGAATTggcacagtatttttttctctctttttttaagtatctagttgtaaaagtatttacatgcatttttttccaagtaattgtattgttgaTGTCCTACAATAAGAAACGAATTAGcccagtatttttttctctctttttttaagtatctagttgtaaaagtatttacatgcatttttttccaagtaattgtattgttgaTGTCCTACAATAAGAAACGAATTAGcccagtatttttttctctctttttttaagtatctagttgtaaaagtatttacatgcatttttttccaagtaattgtattgttgaGTTCTTTCAGTAGGAAACGAATTAGcccagtatttttttctcttttttttaagtatctagTTGCAAAAGTatttacatgcatttttttccaagtaattgtattgttgaGTTCTTTCAGTAGGAAACGAATTAgcacagtatttttttctctctttttttaagtatctaattgtaaaagtatttacatgcattttttccaagtaattgtattgttgaGTTCCTTCAGTAGGAAACGAATTggcacagtatttttttctctctttttttaagtatctagttgtaaaagtatttacatgcattttttccaagtaattgtattgttgaGTTCCTTCAGTAGGAAACGAATTAgcacagtatttttttctctctttttttaagtatctagttgtaaaagtatttacatgcatttttttccaagtaattgtattgttgaGTTCCTTCAGTAGGAAACGAATTAGcccagtatttttttctctctttttttaagtatctagttgtaaaagtatttacatgcatttttttccaagtaattgtattgttgaTGTCCTACAATAAGAAACGAATTAGcccagtatttttttctctctttttttaagtatctagttgtaaaagtatttacatgcatttttttccaagtaattgtattgttgaGTTCTTTCAGTAGGAAACGAATTAGcccagtatttttttctctctttttttaagtatctagttgtaaaagtatttacatgcatttttttccaagtaattgtattgttgaGTTCTTTCAGTAGGAAACGAATTAGCACAGtattattttctctctttttttaagtATCTAGTTGTAAACGTatttacatgcatttttttccaagtaattgtattgttgaGTTCCTTCAGTAGGAAACGAATTggcacagtatttttttctctctttttttaagtatctagttgtaaaagtatttacatgcattttttccaagtaattgtattgttgaGTTCCTTCAGTAGGAAACGAATTGGcatagtatttttttctctctttttttaagtatctagttgtaaaagtatttacatgcatttttttccaagtaattATATTGTTGAGTTCCTTCAGTAGGAAACGAATTggcacagtatttttttctctctttttttaagtatctagttgtaaaagtatttacatgcattttttccaagtaattgtattgttgaGTTCTTTCAGTAGGAAACGAATTAGcccagtatttttttctctctttttttaagtATCTAGTTGTAAACGTatttacatgcatttttttccaagtaattgtattgttgaTGTCCTACAATAAGAAACGAATTAGcccagtatttttttctctcttttttcaagtatctagttgtaaaagtatttacatgcattttttccaagtaattgtattgttgaGTTCCTTCAGTAGGAAACGAATTggcacagtatttttttctctctttttttaagtatctagttgtaaaagtatttacatgcatttttttccaagtaattgtattgttgaGTTCCTTCAGTAGGAAACGAATTggcacagtatttttttctcttttttcaagtatctagttgtaaaagtatttacatgcatttttttccaagtaattgtattgttgaTGTCCTACAATAAGAAACGAATTAGcccagtatttttttctctctttttttaagtatctagttgtaaaagtatttacatgcatttttttccaagtaattgtattgttgaGTTCTTTCAGTAGGAAACGAATTAGcccagtatttttttctctctttttttaagtatctagttgtaaaagtatttacatgcatttttttccaagtaattgtattgttgaGTTCTTTCAGTAGGAAACGAATTggcacagtatttttttctcttttttcaagtatctagttgtaaaagtatttacatgcatttttttccaagtaattgtattgttgaTGTCCTACAATAAGAAACGAATTAGcccagtatttttttctctctttttttaagtatctagttgtaaaagtatttacatgcatttttttccaagtaattgtattgttgaGTTCCTTCAGTAGGAAACGAATTggcacagtatttttttctcttttttcaagtatctagttgtaaaagtatttacatgcatttttttccaagtaattgtattgttgaTGTCCTACAATAAGAAACGAATTAGcccagtatttttttctctctttttttaagtatctagttgtaaaagtatttacatgcatttttttccaagtaattgtattgttgaGTTCTTTCAGTAGGAAACGAATTAGcccagtatttttttctctctttttttaagtatctagttgtaaaagtatttacatgcatttttttccaagtaattgtattgttgaGTTCCTTCAGTAGGAAACGAATTGGCACTGTatgtttttctctctttttttaagtatctagttgtaaaagtatttacatgtatttttttccaagtaattgtattgttgaGTTCCTTCAGTAGGAAACGAATTggcacagtatttttttctctcttttttcaagtatctagttgtaaaagtatttacatgcatttttttccaagtaattgtattgttgaTGTCCTACAATAAGAAACGAATTAGcccagtatttttttctctctttttttaagtatctagttgtaaaagtatttacatgcatttttttccaagtaattgtattgttgaGTTCTTTCAGTAGGAAACGAATTAGcccagtatttttttctctctttttttaagtatctagttgtaaaagtatttacatgcatttttttccaagtaattgtattgttgaGTTCCTTCAGTAGGAAACGAATTggcacagtatttttttctctcttttttcaagtatctagttgtaaaagtatttacatgcatttttttccaagtaattgtattgttgaTGTCCTACAATAAGAAACGAATTAGcccagtatttttttctctctttttttaagtatctagttgtaaaagtatttacatgcatttttttccaagtaattgtattgttgaGTTCTTTCAGTAGGAAACGAATTAGcccagtatttttttctctctttttttaagtatctagttgtaaaagtatttacatgcatttttttccaagtaattgtattgttgaGTTCTTTCAGTAGGAAACGAATTAGcccagtatttttttctctctttttttaagtatctagttgtaaaagtatttacatgcatttttttccaagtaattgtattgttgaGTTCCTTCAGTAGGAAACGAATTggcacagtatttttttctctctttttttaagtatctagttgtaaaagtatttacatgcatttttttccaagtaattgtattgttgaGTTCCTTCAGTAGGAAACGAATTggcacagtatttttttctctctttttttaagtatctagttgtaaaagtatttacatgcatttttttccaagtaattgtattgttgaGTTCCTTCAGTAGGAAACGAATTggcacagtatttttttctctcttttttcaagtatctagttgtaaaagtatttacatgcatttttttccaagtaattgtattgttgaTGTCCTACAATAAGAAACGAATTAGcccagtatttttttctctctttttttaagtatctagttgtaaaagtatttacatgcatttttttccaagtaattgtattgttgaGTTCTTTCAGTAGGAAACGAATTAGcccagtatttttttctctctttttttaagtatctagttgtaaaagtatttacatgcatttttttccaagtaattgtattgttgaGTTCCTTCAGTAGGAAACGAATTggcacagtatttttttctctcttttttcaagtatctagttgtaaaagtatttacatgcatttttttccaagtaattgtattgttgaTGTCCTACAATAAGAAACGAATTAGcccagtatttttttctctctttttttaagtatctagttgtaaaagtatttacatgcatttttttccaagtaattgtattgttgaGTTCCTTCAGTAGGAAACGAATTggcacagtatttttttctctcttttttcaagtatctagttgtaaaagtatttacatgcatttttttccaagtaattgtattgttgaTGTCCTACAATAAGAAACGAATTAGcccagtatttttttctctctttttttaagtatctagttgtaaaagtatttacatgcatttttttccaagtaattgtattgttgaGTTCTTTCAGTAGGAAACGAATTAGcccagtatttttttctctctttttttaagtatctagttgtaaaagtatttacatgcatttttttccaagtaattgtattgttgaGTTCCTTCAGTAGGAAACGAATTGgcactgtatttttttctctctttttttaagtatctagttgtaaaagtatttacatgtatttttttccaactaattGTATTGTTGAGTTCCTTCAGTAGGAAACGAATTggcacagtatttttttctctctttttttaagtATCTAGATAGAAGTTTTACATGCATTTATTGTACAAAGTCATATTTTGTAATAAGCTGTGATTAtcttaaaataatgaaaatgttttttttgtctaCAATTTGTGATAAGAGTGCCTTCCCCAGTCTGAAGAAAGACGTAGTTACCACTGAGAATAAAGACTCATGactttttttcactaaaaatgtcTCACTAGTCTCAAGGATTTTTGAATTCATGAAGATATTTATTATGCCTTACacttttgttcttatttttgtacttgtttcataaaaaataaagagattttgAATGATTAATAACTGGAGTTATCTATAAAAACCTGAAATATTTCGGTGCAAGATAGGATCATCTTGGAGTTTTGCTCATAATTactcataaaaaaaatagtatagagAGAGGAGAAAACCTCTGTAAATCTATAGAGGAGTACTTTTATTGTGAGAATTCgtgcaaaatttaaaaaattcggaTAATGCAATCATCGGATATCAATTGAAGAGAAAAGCATAAACTTTAATCAGCTCTTCTgagaaatcgttttttttttaaataaaccagTCTTGAACTGGACAAGCGATATTTTCTACGaatattgtattataatatCTTCCgaggtaaagaaaaaaatcaattctaaGACACAAATTATAAATGTCAGACTCATTATCTACTCAACTCGCTGTTGCAAAGCGACTATTTATTGATTTAGGTCCTCTagatttgtattttaattattcagggctataattttctttataactaTTCAACTGCTAAATTATTTACacttaaaaaagaattttcaaataacaaataaattattttcatttatcttaTTTATTCCAAAACTCGTATATAAAATGAATGATGTTATATGTTTAGTTGACGATTTTGATAATTCGCAGTCCTGCCCTGTTCTATAAAAGAATAGGGTCGGATCGGAGatagaattttcttttttgattaatGATCAGCTGTTCTTTAATAAATCTGAATTGAAAGTAGCAGATTTTCTTGCTTAATTAGCACTATAAAGATAAATTGATTCTGAAATCTTTTTACTTTCGATACTTCTCCAAGTAATTATAAGCAACACTGTATCAGAGATTATGAAGTTAAaggaataatttaataaaaaaatgggagGAAATTAGTTAATGTTATTAGTGACGAACGGATTGTCATTAATCATCTGCAAAAAGCATAGGAAATTGAGGAGAAGTTATTACAGTGAAACTTGGTTAAGTGAGACATCAAGGGACCTGCACTGTCGTTTCACTTATAGAGGTATTCCACTTACCCAGTGTCTCAGATATAcaggtataaataaatatctacaTATCTCATTTACAGAGTGTTCTATTAATAGAGGTGAGAATACAGGTTATTTCAGTTATACAggttaaattattaaataaaataaaataacgtgTTATGTGTGTAAAtgagttataataaaaaaaaatagtacttAAAGGTAATCATACAAATTTAtgtaatcaacaaaaatattcaagcACGTTTTTACACGTAATATGTACTCAACGACAAGAGCTGAGCTCTTAAATAAATGATGATGATGTACGAATATGGAAACAGAAtgtatcaattataaaaatctgtcattttagtttgtcgtttggaaGTATCAGCCAtcagatgtttttcgatgttatGAATATGCTTTGGTCACCAATTGAtgacatttcaaaataactgtGCAAAGTTTCTAGTGCTTTTACTGCTTCGCGtttagaaatttttactaaatttacttCCGCGCTCATTTCATCGCcttcttcttcattttccaaTAAAGAAGACGAGAAGGCATGAACAATGTCGCTTTCATTAAGTTCTGAAACTATTAAACCGTCATCGACGTTTATAAAATCTTGGAATGTTGGCTGTTGATTATTGTCGTTGCTGATGGCTAAGTTCCAATCTTCAGGATCAGTTTCTAAATTTTCGTCCTCCTCTTGTAAGCTTTCAGCTTCAGTTACTTCAGATTTAAATCCAGATTTTTTTAAAGCAGTTTGCTATAGTAGTTTTGGTCACAGAAAACCAAGCTTTCCTAGCAAACCTCATCGCCTGAAGAACATCGATTTGTGGGCACTGATTGCCTTCTATAGATTTAATAACATGTCGAACAACTTCTTTtctgt from Diorhabda sublineata isolate icDioSubl1.1 chromosome 8, icDioSubl1.1, whole genome shotgun sequence carries:
- the LOC130447879 gene encoding uncharacterized protein LOC130447879 encodes the protein MSGTEKFPILLIGKSKSPRCFKGVKTLPVNYRNNKKAWMTSIIFWLKNLNQEMKAQKRKILMFVDNGTAHNNIPELSHIKLAYLSANTTITEAESLQEEDENLETDPEDWNLAISNDNNQQPTFQDFINVDDGLIVSELNESDIVHAFSSSLLENEEEGDEMSAEVNLVKISKREAVKALETLHSYFEMSSIGDQSIFITSKNI